A window of the Desulfovibrio sp. UIB00 genome harbors these coding sequences:
- a CDS encoding nitroreductase family protein codes for MKEIFHRVSVRKFEDRAVESDKVEQILRAAMAAPSAGNQQPWDFYVVTSREKLHALAQVSPYAGCAANAPLAIVAAYRQDGCRFPQYAQIDLAIAMQNLWLAVDSLGLGGVWLGVAPDEDRMEKVEKILPVAAGQRAFAIFPIGYPAEQKTQQDRFNAERIHYVK; via the coding sequence GCGCCGTTGAAAGTGACAAGGTCGAGCAGATTTTGCGTGCCGCCATGGCCGCACCCTCTGCGGGCAATCAGCAACCGTGGGATTTTTATGTGGTGACATCCAGAGAAAAGCTGCACGCGCTTGCTCAGGTCAGCCCTTATGCCGGGTGCGCCGCAAATGCCCCCCTGGCCATTGTGGCTGCCTATCGGCAGGATGGCTGCCGCTTTCCACAATATGCGCAGATCGATCTTGCCATAGCTATGCAAAACCTTTGGCTGGCGGTGGATTCGCTGGGGCTGGGCGGCGTATGGCTTGGTGTTGCCCCTGACGAAGACCGAATGGAAAAGGTGGAAAAAATTCTGCCTGTGGCAGCAGGGCAGAGGGCCTTTGCCATTTTCCCCATAGGCTATCCTGCGGAGCAAAAAACGCAGCAGGACAGGTTTAATGCAGAGCGCATCCACTACGTGAAATAA